A DNA window from Vibrio cidicii contains the following coding sequences:
- the hisC gene encoding histidinol-phosphate transaminase, whose protein sequence is MEKLARKSVQQLTPYLSARRIGGCGDVWLNANESPFDNEYRTDFTRLNRYSECQPKGLIAAYAAYAGVAPEQTLTSRGADEGIELLIRAFCEPGQDAILYCPPTYGMYSVSAETIGVERKTVPLTADWQLNLNEIEANLDKVKLVFVCSPNNPTGNLVKREDIITLLEMTKDRAIVVMDEAYIDFCPEASTVSLLSEYSNLAILRTLSKAFALAGLRCGFTLANEELINVLLKVIAPYPVPVPVAEIAMQALSEAGLARAKYQVLDLNANRAYLQVGLSMIPGLQVFEGWGNYLLVKFPDGDALFKAAWETGIILRNSPIEDCVRISVGNREECEKTLGFMRNYYS, encoded by the coding sequence ATGGAAAAATTAGCGCGTAAAAGTGTGCAACAACTGACCCCTTATCTCTCGGCGCGTCGCATCGGTGGCTGCGGTGACGTGTGGCTTAACGCCAATGAATCGCCCTTTGACAATGAATATCGTACCGATTTCACCCGCTTGAATCGTTATAGTGAGTGCCAACCGAAAGGGCTAATCGCCGCTTATGCGGCGTATGCTGGGGTAGCGCCAGAGCAAACCTTGACTTCTCGCGGCGCTGATGAAGGCATCGAATTGCTTATCCGGGCCTTCTGCGAGCCGGGACAAGATGCGATTCTTTATTGTCCGCCGACTTACGGCATGTACTCGGTCAGCGCAGAAACGATTGGTGTAGAGCGCAAAACGGTGCCGCTGACGGCAGATTGGCAACTCAATCTCAACGAGATTGAAGCTAATTTGGATAAGGTCAAACTGGTGTTTGTCTGTAGTCCAAATAACCCGACTGGCAATCTCGTCAAACGCGAAGACATTATTACTCTGCTTGAGATGACCAAAGATCGTGCGATTGTGGTGATGGACGAAGCCTACATCGATTTTTGTCCAGAAGCTTCGACGGTGAGTTTGTTGAGTGAGTATTCGAACTTAGCGATTTTGCGTACCCTTTCCAAAGCCTTTGCTTTGGCAGGATTGCGCTGTGGGTTTACCTTGGCCAACGAAGAGCTAATCAACGTATTGCTCAAAGTGATTGCTCCCTATCCGGTGCCCGTGCCAGTGGCAGAAATCGCCATGCAAGCGCTATCTGAGGCGGGCTTAGCGCGCGCGAAATACCAAGTCCTCGATTTGAACGCCAACCGCGCCTACTTACAAGTTGGTCTTTCTATGATCCCAGGATTGCAAGTCTTTGAAGGCTGGGGTAACTACTTGTTAGTTAAGTTCCCTGATGGTGATGCGCTATTTAAAGCCGCGTGGGAGACGGGAATTATTCTGCGCAATTCACCGATTGAGGATTGTGTGCGCATCAGTGTTGGTAATCGTGAAGAGTGTGAGAAGACACTCGGTTTTATGCGCAATTACTACTCGTAA
- the hisG gene encoding ATP phosphoribosyltransferase — protein MPTQRLRIAIQKKGRLSQECQLLLKKCGVKFNIMGERLVVHSENMPIDLLLVRDDDIPGLIMDGVVDLGFIGENVLEEVRLERKATGTACQFETLRRLDFGGCRLSIALDKDAVYNGPKDLAGKRIATTYPQLLKAYMDEQGVPFSTCMLTGSVEVAPRAGLADAIADLVSTGATLEANGLKEVEVIFQSKATLIQRAGQFDADKQNLIEKLLTRMQGVQQAKESKYIMLHAPVDKLEQVKALLPGAEDPTVLPLSAEKQRVAVHLVSTENLFWETMEQLKELGASSILVLPIEKMME, from the coding sequence ATGCCAACACAACGTTTAAGAATCGCTATTCAGAAAAAAGGCCGTTTGAGCCAAGAATGCCAACTGCTGCTGAAAAAATGCGGTGTTAAGTTCAACATCATGGGTGAGCGCCTCGTGGTTCACTCTGAAAATATGCCTATCGATTTACTCTTAGTCCGTGATGACGACATCCCAGGTTTAATCATGGATGGCGTGGTGGATCTCGGTTTTATCGGTGAAAACGTCTTGGAAGAGGTGCGCTTGGAGCGCAAAGCGACCGGGACTGCGTGTCAGTTCGAAACACTAAGACGTTTAGATTTCGGCGGCTGTCGTCTATCGATTGCCTTAGATAAAGACGCGGTGTACAACGGGCCTAAAGATTTAGCTGGTAAACGCATAGCGACCACCTATCCGCAGCTACTAAAAGCTTACATGGATGAGCAGGGTGTACCATTTTCGACCTGTATGCTGACTGGCTCGGTTGAAGTAGCTCCGCGTGCCGGCTTGGCGGACGCGATTGCCGATTTGGTCTCCACTGGAGCCACTTTAGAGGCGAACGGTTTGAAAGAGGTTGAGGTCATCTTTCAATCGAAAGCGACGCTGATCCAACGTGCAGGGCAGTTTGACGCAGACAAACAAAATCTGATTGAAAAACTGCTGACTCGTATGCAAGGAGTTCAGCAAGCAAAAGAGTCTAAATACATCATGTTGCACGCACCTGTGGATAAGCTGGAACAGGTAAAAGCACTTCTTCCTGGTGCGGAAGATCCAACGGTACTGCCGCTGTCTGCGGAAAAGCAAAGAGTGGCGGTACATCTGGTGAGTACAGAAAACCTATTCTGGGAAACGATGGAACAGCTGAAAGAACTCGGTGCGAGTTCTATCCTAGTACTGCCAATTGAGAAGATGATGGAGTAA
- a CDS encoding Na+/H+ antiporter NhaC family protein, producing the protein MNLIDFSTSPISLLPPIVALTLAILTRKVLVSLGVGIILGAILLNSYSVINAATYVGEKVSAVFVEDGGLNTWNMSIVGFLLLLGMTTALLTLSGGTRAFAEWAQSRVKSKRGSKLLAAFLGVFIFVDDYFNSLAVGAISRPVTDRFYVSRAKLAYILDSTAAPMCVVMPASSWGAYIMTIIGGILVSHGITEYSALGAYLRLVPMNFYAIFALLMVFAVAWFGLDIGKMREHEIAASQGRGFDNDSETDLKEAHEIDEELDIRESEKGKVSDLVLPIVALIIATVASMLYTGAQALAADGKAFNLLGAFENTNVGTSLIYGGLVGLAVALFTVLKQGLALVEIARTLWIGAKSMFGAILILVFAWTIGSVIGDMKTGSYLSTMAQGNIDSHWLPVILFLLSGLMAFSTGTSWGTFGIMLPIAGDMAGATDIALMLPMLSAVLAGSVFGDHCSPISDTTILSSTGARCNHIDHVATQLPYALAVALVSCIGFVALGMTASVTLSLAAASVAFIVVCAVFSWMSKCKRVTLQKA; encoded by the coding sequence ATGAATTTAATAGATTTTTCTACATCTCCGATTTCTCTACTACCGCCAATAGTGGCGCTTACCCTAGCGATATTGACCCGTAAGGTGCTGGTTTCTCTGGGTGTTGGTATCATTCTCGGAGCTATTTTGCTCAACAGTTACTCTGTAATCAACGCAGCCACTTATGTTGGTGAAAAAGTATCCGCTGTTTTCGTTGAAGATGGCGGCCTCAATACTTGGAATATGAGTATTGTGGGTTTTCTTTTGCTACTCGGTATGACTACCGCGTTACTTACTCTTTCCGGCGGTACTCGTGCGTTTGCCGAATGGGCACAATCGCGAGTAAAAAGTAAGCGCGGTTCTAAACTGCTTGCGGCATTTTTAGGCGTATTCATTTTTGTTGATGACTATTTTAACAGCCTAGCTGTAGGTGCAATTTCTCGCCCTGTTACCGATCGATTCTACGTTTCTCGCGCCAAGCTGGCTTACATTCTCGACTCTACTGCTGCGCCGATGTGTGTTGTGATGCCAGCGTCAAGCTGGGGTGCGTACATCATGACCATCATCGGCGGCATTTTGGTTTCACATGGCATCACTGAATATTCAGCGTTAGGGGCATACCTGCGTTTGGTTCCAATGAATTTTTACGCAATCTTTGCCCTGCTGATGGTATTTGCTGTGGCTTGGTTTGGCCTTGATATTGGCAAAATGCGCGAGCATGAAATTGCCGCTTCGCAAGGACGTGGATTCGACAATGACTCGGAAACCGATCTTAAAGAAGCCCATGAAATCGACGAAGAGCTGGATATCCGAGAAAGCGAAAAAGGAAAAGTATCCGATCTCGTTTTGCCAATCGTTGCTCTGATTATTGCCACTGTTGCTTCGATGCTTTACACCGGAGCACAAGCGCTGGCTGCCGATGGAAAAGCGTTTAATCTTCTGGGAGCATTTGAAAATACGAATGTTGGCACTTCGCTGATTTACGGTGGTTTAGTCGGTCTAGCCGTTGCGCTGTTCACCGTGCTAAAACAGGGCCTTGCATTAGTCGAAATTGCTCGCACCTTGTGGATTGGTGCGAAATCAATGTTTGGCGCGATTTTGATTCTTGTATTTGCCTGGACGATCGGTTCCGTGATTGGCGACATGAAGACAGGATCGTACTTGTCGACGATGGCGCAAGGCAATATTGATTCCCATTGGTTACCTGTGATTCTGTTCCTACTATCCGGTTTGATGGCGTTTTCAACGGGCACCTCTTGGGGCACGTTTGGCATTATGTTGCCAATCGCAGGTGATATGGCTGGTGCGACCGACATCGCGTTGATGCTGCCAATGTTGAGTGCAGTCTTGGCTGGTTCGGTCTTTGGTGATCACTGTTCGCCGATTTCAGATACCACGATTTTGTCATCGACCGGGGCGCGTTGTAATCACATTGACCATGTCGCGACTCAGTTGCCTTATGCACTTGCTGTTGCACTTGTCTCTTGTATCGGCTTTGTGGCTCTTGGCATGACGGCGTCAGTAACGCTCTCTCTGGCCGCTGCGAGTGTCGCTTTCATCGTCGTGTGCGCGGTGTTTTCTTGGATGTCTAAATGCAAAAGAGTGACTTTGCAGAAAGCTTAA
- a CDS encoding H-NS family nucleoid-associated regulatory protein, whose protein sequence is MSELTKTLLNIRSLRAYARELTLEQLEEALDKLSTVVAERQEAEAEERAAKAEQEARLAAIAEQIAKDGIDVDALISALSGETKSKSKGKSKRAPRPAKYKYVDVNGEEKTWTGQGRTPSAIQAQLDAGKSLEDFEI, encoded by the coding sequence ATGTCGGAACTAACAAAGACTCTACTTAATATTCGCAGCCTACGTGCTTACGCAAGAGAACTCACTCTAGAGCAACTAGAAGAAGCATTGGACAAACTGTCAACCGTCGTTGCTGAGCGTCAAGAAGCAGAAGCGGAAGAGCGTGCGGCAAAAGCTGAACAAGAAGCAAGACTGGCTGCAATTGCAGAGCAGATTGCAAAAGACGGCATTGACGTTGATGCGCTAATCAGCGCGCTTTCTGGCGAAACCAAAAGCAAGAGCAAAGGTAAAAGTAAACGTGCTCCACGTCCTGCCAAATACAAATATGTTGATGTAAACGGCGAAGAAAAGACTTGGACAGGCCAAGGTCGTACTCCATCAGCAATTCAAGCGCAGCTAGATGCAGGTAAATCTCTAGAAGACTTCGAAATCTAG
- a CDS encoding inosine/guanosine kinase: protein MKFPGQRKSKHYFPVHARDPLVSQAQESKRMTRTHVIGIDQTLVDIEAKVTSEVIEKYGLSKGHSLVIDDQTAETLYQQLKQENLITNEYAGGTIGNTLHNYSVLADDRSTLLGVMSQDIKIGSYGYRYLCNTSSRMDLNYLQGVDGAIGRCFALITEDGERTFAISEGQMNQLKPQSIPEKIFKKASALVLTAYLIRCKEGDPMPQATMKAIEYAKKYNVPVVLTLGTKFVIQDDPQFWQAFIHDHVTVVAMNEDEAEALTGESDPLAASDKTLDWADLVLCTAGPLGLFMAGYTEESAKRETSLPLLPGCIAEFNRYEFSRPTRKASCENPIKVYSHISPYMGGPEKIKNTNGAGDAALSAVLHDMSANKYHKENVPNSSKHVHEFLTYSSFSQVCKYANRASYEVLAQHSPRLSRGLPEREDSLEEAYWER from the coding sequence ATGAAATTTCCCGGACAACGCAAATCAAAGCATTATTTTCCTGTACATGCCCGCGATCCGCTGGTGAGCCAAGCGCAGGAAAGCAAACGAATGACGCGTACACATGTTATCGGTATTGACCAAACTTTGGTGGATATTGAAGCGAAAGTGACGTCAGAGGTGATTGAGAAATACGGTCTGAGTAAAGGTCACTCACTAGTTATTGATGACCAAACAGCAGAAACACTTTACCAGCAATTAAAACAAGAGAATTTGATTACCAACGAATATGCGGGTGGGACGATAGGAAATACATTGCACAACTACTCTGTATTGGCAGATGATCGCTCAACGCTACTCGGTGTCATGAGCCAAGATATTAAAATTGGCAGCTACGGTTATCGTTATTTATGTAATACATCCAGCCGTATGGATCTCAATTACTTGCAAGGTGTTGATGGAGCAATAGGCCGCTGTTTTGCGCTAATTACCGAAGATGGTGAACGAACATTCGCGATCAGCGAAGGCCAAATGAACCAATTGAAGCCGCAAAGTATCCCTGAAAAGATTTTTAAAAAAGCCTCTGCTTTGGTTTTGACGGCTTATTTGATTCGTTGTAAAGAAGGCGATCCCATGCCGCAAGCCACAATGAAAGCGATCGAGTACGCGAAAAAATATAATGTGCCTGTTGTACTAACCCTTGGTACTAAGTTTGTTATTCAGGACGATCCGCAGTTTTGGCAAGCATTTATTCATGATCATGTTACGGTCGTTGCGATGAATGAAGATGAAGCTGAGGCATTAACCGGTGAAAGCGATCCGCTTGCTGCTTCAGATAAAACTCTCGATTGGGCTGACTTGGTATTGTGTACTGCTGGACCACTTGGATTATTTATGGCGGGTTACACCGAAGAGAGCGCTAAGCGTGAAACATCATTGCCTCTTTTGCCAGGCTGCATTGCAGAATTTAATCGCTATGAATTTAGTCGCCCGACTCGAAAAGCCTCATGTGAAAATCCCATTAAAGTTTATTCACATATTTCACCATATATGGGTGGCCCTGAGAAAATTAAAAATACCAATGGTGCGGGCGATGCGGCGCTTTCTGCGGTGTTGCACGATATGTCGGCGAATAAATATCATAAAGAGAATGTGCCCAACTCAAGCAAGCATGTGCACGAATTTCTCACTTATTCATCTTTTTCTCAAGTGTGTAAGTATGCAAATCGCGCCAGTTACGAAGTTCTTGCTCAGCACTCACCGCGTTTGTCCCGTGGCTTACCAGAACGGGAAGATAGCTTAGAAGAAGCGTATTGGGAACGTTAA